A section of the Thermotoga caldifontis AZM44c09 genome encodes:
- a CDS encoding glycoside hydrolase family 38 N-terminal domain-containing protein yields MICHTHWDREWFAPSSVTNAWLKELFERLFDLVSKRKDYRYVLDGQTLIVEDLLSVAPEFEGRIRELVCSGNLLMGPLYAQIDFRLSPEIAIIKNFEMGKKDMEKFGTKMNIAWMVDNFGFISQLPQLLNRYGIEGAFIWRGVNLKKPSIEFLWRSKDGSSVKCIFLIGGYRNLFGLSRTKAFAEKRLQHEIKKLRVFSLSGCVPLLDGYDLDTEPEDPREILGEKIIVSTPQDFLREAFLKVSRPPEVEGELLSGKYACVFPGTLSTRVYLKLQSHTVAKLLRYVELLSFFDKERIDELHRMYLKTLIHDNICGVGIDKIHRDMTKTYRKLYSSLRKSFAEKLSKLAGGLRRGVYVLSFSPFEYDHWYCDGEYCYRLKSDGAGIFRVNEFDRTRADQTLSFRNDHYEASFLPDGTLKINDTMIGIFKLERELGDSYSTDTERLEFSCRVLKIEVERSGEKHKIVRLERIVEAEDVFIETKERIVFDETPLVKWFLTVESSGKNYLLSFVTKTKDRDSKVLAKMPFDVVERNRIDEDLLPLDINGELSSVLLAAREVGSIRKFPFQGFVALQSEKTTAIMAKGVHQYGVNEEGDIEIDLVRSVEWIAKSGVGGRTGDAGPLMYVPDARCEAAIDFELAFFQSKAQVRTEEFFKWFNLFDDPPVLFSVEREDDSGADSVGFFSFNLPWVCVEDGGILVYNPYSRETHGLKPHQIGTLPLASDLPRVDQGRVKIRMFNFPKFPQIVFRKVVREEIIRLEAMIEEFRKRVQMLRDELKKIEKTSKRYHETKHRLLSGERTLLELEVSLALVRGKVPVRLMRRLNELRAKRRIYDYVIELLREGS; encoded by the coding sequence GTGATCTGTCACACGCACTGGGACAGAGAGTGGTTCGCACCCTCTTCGGTGACGAACGCGTGGCTCAAAGAGCTATTCGAAAGACTTTTCGATTTGGTGTCAAAGAGAAAAGATTACCGCTACGTGCTGGATGGCCAGACGCTCATCGTCGAGGACCTGCTGAGTGTGGCACCGGAGTTTGAGGGGAGGATCAGGGAGCTGGTCTGTTCTGGAAATCTCTTGATGGGGCCGCTTTACGCACAGATAGACTTCAGGCTCTCTCCTGAGATAGCGATCATCAAGAACTTTGAAATGGGAAAGAAGGACATGGAGAAATTCGGTACGAAGATGAACATCGCCTGGATGGTGGATAATTTCGGATTCATCTCCCAGCTTCCACAGTTGCTCAATCGTTACGGCATCGAAGGCGCGTTCATTTGGAGAGGTGTGAACCTTAAAAAACCTTCCATCGAGTTTCTGTGGAGATCGAAGGACGGTTCTTCCGTGAAATGCATCTTTTTGATAGGTGGCTACAGGAATCTGTTCGGACTGTCAAGAACGAAAGCTTTTGCTGAAAAGAGATTGCAGCATGAGATAAAAAAGCTCAGAGTTTTCTCACTCTCCGGCTGCGTGCCGCTGTTGGATGGGTACGATTTGGATACAGAACCCGAAGATCCGCGTGAAATACTGGGTGAGAAGATCATCGTTTCAACGCCTCAGGACTTTTTGAGGGAAGCTTTCTTGAAGGTTTCACGCCCTCCCGAGGTGGAAGGGGAACTGCTGAGTGGAAAATACGCGTGCGTCTTTCCAGGTACACTCTCGACGAGAGTTTATCTGAAGCTTCAGTCTCACACGGTCGCCAAGCTTCTCAGGTACGTCGAGCTGCTGAGTTTCTTTGATAAAGAAAGGATCGACGAACTCCACAGGATGTATTTGAAAACCCTCATTCACGACAACATCTGCGGGGTTGGCATCGACAAGATCCACAGAGATATGACGAAGACTTACAGAAAACTGTATTCATCACTCAGAAAATCTTTCGCAGAGAAACTGAGCAAACTTGCAGGGGGTCTTCGAAGAGGCGTTTACGTGCTCTCTTTCTCACCGTTCGAATACGATCACTGGTACTGTGACGGCGAGTACTGTTACAGGCTGAAGAGCGACGGCGCCGGGATTTTCAGGGTGAACGAGTTCGACAGAACTCGAGCGGATCAGACACTTTCTTTCAGGAACGACCATTACGAAGCGTCTTTCCTGCCGGATGGCACACTGAAGATCAACGACACAATGATTGGAATTTTCAAACTCGAGAGGGAGCTCGGAGACAGTTACTCGACGGATACAGAACGTTTGGAGTTCTCCTGTCGTGTGCTGAAGATCGAAGTTGAGAGGTCTGGTGAGAAACACAAGATCGTTCGATTGGAGAGGATTGTTGAAGCTGAGGACGTGTTCATCGAAACGAAGGAAAGGATCGTGTTCGACGAGACACCGCTCGTCAAATGGTTTTTGACCGTCGAATCCTCGGGAAAGAACTACCTTCTGAGCTTCGTCACGAAGACGAAAGACAGAGACTCGAAAGTGCTCGCGAAAATGCCGTTCGACGTTGTCGAAAGGAACAGGATCGATGAGGACCTGCTCCCGCTCGATATAAACGGTGAGCTCAGTTCCGTGCTGCTGGCTGCAAGAGAGGTTGGTTCCATCAGGAAATTTCCGTTCCAGGGATTCGTTGCCCTGCAGAGTGAAAAGACGACGGCGATCATGGCGAAGGGTGTGCACCAGTACGGGGTGAACGAAGAGGGAGATATCGAAATCGATCTTGTCAGAAGCGTTGAGTGGATCGCAAAGAGCGGTGTGGGGGGTAGAACCGGTGACGCGGGACCTCTCATGTATGTCCCCGACGCGAGGTGTGAAGCAGCCATAGATTTTGAACTTGCGTTCTTCCAGTCGAAGGCGCAGGTGAGAACCGAAGAGTTCTTCAAATGGTTCAACCTTTTCGACGATCCTCCAGTGCTGTTTTCGGTGGAAAGGGAAGATGACTCCGGTGCCGATTCTGTCGGATTTTTCTCCTTCAACCTGCCCTGGGTGTGCGTGGAGGACGGTGGGATCCTCGTTTACAATCCCTACTCAAGAGAAACCCATGGGTTGAAACCGCACCAGATCGGCACGCTACCTCTCGCATCGGATCTTCCAAGGGTAGATCAAGGCAGGGTGAAGATCAGGATGTTCAACTTTCCGAAGTTTCCGCAGATTGTTTTCAGAAAAGTCGTGAGAGAAGAGATAATACGCCTCGAAGCGATGATAGAAGAGTTTCGAAAAAGAGTCCAGATGCTCAGAGATGAATTGAAGAAAATCGAGAAGACTTCGAAACGGTACCACGAAACGAAGCACCGTTTGCTCAGTGGGGAACGAACCTTGCTCGAACTTGAGGTCTCGCTCGCGCTCGTTCGAGGAAAAGTACCAGTACGCCTGATGAGACGGCTGAACGAACTCAGGGCTAAACGGAGGATCTACGATTACGTCATCGAGCTTTTGAGGGAGGGATCTTGA
- a CDS encoding glycosyltransferase family 4 protein, giving the protein MKIALVHFRAGFTDGVSLEMEKWKRVLEGLGHEVIYVAGEFDRAEGIEISSISMKNEENFWIHRNAFERLSVDEETFQRRFERYAETIKNELEEKMPQVDLLIVNNIFSLGFNLAAAVALARWAREKDVRILGHHHDFYWERERYSRPQCGFVRRVLEEYFPPKGEKMRHVTINTLAQKELFRRKGIESVVVPNVFDFDQAAWQIDEYNEDLRSKLGIGKDLFVLHATRIVPRKAIEIAMDFTARLCEMVEGKVHFVVAGFPEEESREYYRKIVEKSKRMPYETHFVFDMVRSERFMNKEKYYSLWDMYAACDVVTYTSVLEGWGNQLIEAVFARKPLVVFEYPVYKSDIAPIGFEFISLGDVAHYDATEGFYKVDESKLEVAARRLKDLISEPEKLSRIVQKNFELGKKHLSLQSLRERLEQILKTLR; this is encoded by the coding sequence GTGAAGATCGCACTCGTGCACTTCAGAGCCGGTTTCACCGACGGGGTTTCTCTGGAAATGGAAAAGTGGAAGAGAGTTCTCGAAGGGCTCGGACACGAAGTGATCTACGTGGCGGGTGAGTTCGATCGAGCCGAAGGGATTGAGATTTCTTCCATCTCGATGAAGAATGAGGAGAACTTCTGGATCCACAGGAACGCCTTTGAAAGATTGAGCGTCGACGAAGAGACCTTCCAGCGAAGGTTCGAAAGATACGCAGAAACCATAAAGAACGAGCTGGAAGAGAAAATGCCACAGGTTGATCTGCTCATCGTCAACAACATCTTCTCGCTCGGATTCAACCTTGCAGCGGCCGTCGCACTGGCGCGGTGGGCGAGAGAAAAGGATGTGAGGATCTTGGGTCACCACCACGACTTCTACTGGGAGAGAGAAAGGTATTCCAGACCTCAGTGCGGGTTCGTCAGGAGGGTCCTTGAGGAGTACTTTCCTCCAAAGGGTGAGAAGATGCGACACGTCACGATCAACACACTGGCTCAGAAGGAACTTTTTCGAAGAAAAGGGATCGAGTCCGTGGTGGTGCCGAACGTGTTCGATTTCGATCAGGCGGCCTGGCAGATCGATGAGTACAACGAGGATTTGAGGTCGAAACTTGGAATAGGGAAAGATCTCTTTGTCCTTCACGCCACCAGGATCGTACCAAGAAAGGCCATCGAGATCGCCATGGACTTCACTGCGCGGCTGTGTGAGATGGTTGAAGGCAAAGTTCATTTCGTCGTGGCGGGTTTTCCGGAAGAAGAGTCGCGAGAGTACTACCGTAAGATTGTGGAAAAGTCGAAGCGTATGCCTTACGAAACCCACTTTGTCTTCGACATGGTGAGGTCTGAGAGGTTCATGAACAAAGAGAAGTACTACTCGCTCTGGGACATGTACGCGGCCTGTGACGTCGTCACCTACACTTCCGTGCTCGAAGGCTGGGGGAACCAGCTCATCGAAGCGGTGTTTGCGAGAAAACCGCTGGTGGTGTTCGAATATCCCGTTTACAAGAGCGACATCGCACCAATTGGGTTTGAATTCATCTCGCTCGGTGATGTGGCGCACTACGACGCAACGGAAGGTTTCTACAAAGTTGACGAATCGAAGCTGGAGGTAGCGGCACGGAGGTTGAAGGATCTGATCTCAGAACCGGAAAAACTTTCCAGGATCGTGCAGAAGAACTTTGAGCTCGGTAAGAAGCACCTTTCACTTCAAAGCTTGCGAGAGCGACTCGAGCAGATCTTGAAAACGCTGAGATGA
- a CDS encoding MurR/RpiR family transcriptional regulator, whose product MILESLLSMYNRLSEAEKKVASYILERPDDVIHYSITEFARIVGVSETTIYRLVRKLKFDGYQSFKIELIRQTSGAKVYPKEGGDAFDEYLDQMRSFLERLPGTLKKDDVEKVADLVLQSQKTIFFGVGLSAVAAEYGSLLLSLLGFASFYYNDPHAQVIVATSLCEKDLVISISHSGNIRDTVKSTQVAKDVGARTVAITAGIGSPLASTAEIVLYSPATSFEKYEFLRGNLGELVVVEILFRTILKKIYSQKEEYLNGLSEVLRPKRYEEEAR is encoded by the coding sequence TTGATACTTGAAAGTTTGCTCAGCATGTACAACAGGTTGAGCGAAGCTGAGAAGAAAGTTGCCTCCTACATCCTCGAAAGACCGGACGATGTGATCCACTACTCGATAACGGAGTTTGCCAGGATCGTCGGGGTCAGCGAGACTACGATTTACAGGCTCGTCAGGAAGTTGAAGTTCGACGGGTACCAGTCTTTCAAAATTGAACTGATCAGGCAGACCAGCGGTGCGAAGGTCTATCCAAAAGAGGGCGGAGACGCTTTCGATGAATACTTAGACCAGATGAGGTCTTTCTTGGAGCGTTTACCTGGCACGCTCAAAAAAGATGATGTGGAGAAGGTTGCAGATCTGGTCCTGCAATCTCAGAAGACGATATTCTTCGGTGTTGGGCTTTCGGCCGTCGCGGCGGAGTATGGAAGTTTGCTGTTGTCGCTGCTTGGCTTTGCGTCCTTTTACTACAACGATCCACACGCTCAGGTCATCGTGGCTACGAGCCTCTGTGAGAAGGACCTGGTGATATCCATCAGTCACAGCGGAAACATAAGGGACACCGTCAAGTCTACCCAGGTGGCGAAGGACGTCGGAGCCAGGACCGTGGCCATAACTGCGGGAATCGGATCACCGCTGGCCTCGACCGCCGAGATAGTTCTCTACAGTCCTGCAACGAGCTTCGAGAAATACGAATTCTTGCGGGGAAATCTGGGAGAACTGGTCGTGGTTGAGATACTGTTCCGAACGATCCTGAAGAAGATCTACTCCCAGAAAGAGGAGTACCTCAACGGACTGTCCGAGGTGCTCAGGCCAAAGAGGTACGAGGAGGAAGCAAGGTGA
- a CDS encoding glycosyltransferase, with translation MNYRNDIPEIESCDIVVGIPSFNNAATIGYVATTAAGGIKKLGLKGLIANSDGGSTDGTVDAFLSADTFELPKVSIRYKGIPGKGSAVRALFEIAHRAKAKVFIMLDADLRSVQSWWIERMALPILEERTEYVAPMYLRHKYDGTITNNVCYPLTSALYGVKVRQPIGGDFAVGSSLVETYLKKPERVWESNVARFGIDIWMTTIAINESKKPPVQAALGAKVHDVKDPGKQLQGMFVQVVQTLFELMIEYQNRWKSVEKLMDIEVHGEQPTQKVEEIIVDLAGLKEKAKKILGERSKELAEKLSLRREILESVLQNGTLGAREWAETVYDFALVYRKERNESLVVDLLPFYFARVADFVERTRDMDSLVAEKLIEEQLHIFMDMKEVFKRRWFVDT, from the coding sequence ATGAACTATCGCAACGACATACCGGAAATTGAAAGTTGTGACATCGTGGTGGGTATACCGAGCTTCAACAACGCCGCCACCATAGGTTATGTCGCTACGACTGCCGCAGGAGGCATCAAGAAGCTGGGATTGAAAGGTCTGATCGCGAACTCTGACGGAGGATCGACTGATGGGACCGTGGATGCGTTTCTGAGTGCAGATACGTTCGAATTACCGAAAGTTTCGATCAGATACAAAGGTATACCCGGCAAGGGCAGTGCGGTCAGGGCACTCTTCGAGATCGCACACAGAGCGAAGGCGAAAGTTTTCATAATGCTGGATGCGGATCTGAGGAGCGTCCAATCCTGGTGGATCGAGCGCATGGCGCTGCCCATCCTGGAGGAAAGAACGGAATACGTCGCACCGATGTATTTGCGACACAAGTACGACGGCACGATAACGAACAACGTCTGTTATCCGCTCACCTCGGCACTGTACGGTGTGAAAGTGCGCCAGCCTATCGGTGGAGACTTCGCGGTGGGTTCGAGCCTGGTCGAAACCTACCTGAAGAAACCAGAACGGGTCTGGGAGAGCAACGTGGCACGCTTCGGAATCGACATATGGATGACGACGATCGCGATCAACGAATCGAAAAAGCCCCCCGTGCAGGCGGCGCTTGGCGCGAAGGTGCACGATGTGAAAGATCCGGGCAAACAGCTGCAGGGCATGTTCGTGCAGGTCGTTCAAACGCTCTTCGAACTGATGATCGAGTACCAGAACCGGTGGAAAAGTGTTGAAAAATTGATGGACATAGAAGTTCACGGCGAACAGCCGACCCAGAAAGTTGAAGAGATCATCGTCGATCTTGCCGGTTTGAAAGAGAAGGCGAAGAAGATTCTGGGAGAAAGATCGAAAGAACTGGCGGAAAAACTGTCTTTGAGGAGAGAAATATTAGAATCTGTACTGCAGAACGGCACGCTGGGAGCGCGGGAGTGGGCCGAGACGGTCTACGATTTCGCGCTGGTGTACAGAAAAGAGAGGAATGAATCGCTCGTTGTGGACCTTCTGCCTTTCTATTTTGCGCGCGTGGCGGATTTCGTCGAGAGAACGAGGGACATGGACAGCCTTGTGGCGGAAAAACTGATCGAAGAACAGCTTCACATATTCATGGATATGAAAGAGGTGTTCAAAAGGAGATGGTTCGTTGATACTTGA